Sequence from the Microplitis demolitor isolate Queensland-Clemson2020A chromosome 2, iyMicDemo2.1a, whole genome shotgun sequence genome:
atatatatatatatatatatatatatatatatatatatatatatatatatatatatatatatatatatatatatatatatatatatatatatatatatatatatatatatatatatttttatggaaatacTTAACTAGAAAGTACTATAATTTAGAATTACAGATAAATGGAGGCACATCTTGACACGTGAAAGCATcgatgtattttaaatttatttatattttcttgtaTGTATAAGaattgtaaaaatgaaataatgttatatataaatgttccTACATGTGCAAAATTCCAGagtttttttatgtatgtGAAACTGGAGAGCTTCTCACCTGTGCAAAACGATTCTCCGATTTAGATTGCCGGCGCAGCAAAACATGGTAAGTGGACTTGTGGAAGTCCACTTGGTTGACtactaaaattacatataGGGATCAAGTCGCCTGAGATTACTGCAATAAAGTACCATAGGGCTCAAAAGAAATTTCTTCGGAAACAGCTGTTTGATATGACAACGTGGTTTTGACACTGCTGAGTTTTGCATCAGTACTAGTTTATATAAAACCTTCAGCATAAATTGCCGcctattttttgtatataaaccgggatcgaaaaatttgatctacTAAGTCTAAGTAGACTGCATTTGGACTGATCTGTTTTTGAACTAgatctgtttaaaatttaaaaatgggcttaaaattttttttatagtctgATTTTAGTCTGGACCAAAACTGGactaatagtatattgtgtgacaagggatgaaacaaaacgatttcagaGCAGAGTGAAGTtggctgacatcacccgcagtAAATTCGTGTTTCATCCTGCACGGAGATAAAAAAACAGTTCTAATTATCATGTAAAATGATAaccattacatttttttctctccgtgaGCCAGTCAGAAAGAAATCAATTTAAGATCGACGGTGTGATCAACTATTAAACTGTCATTTGCAATTGATAATTaagcagaaactataaatggtttattattgacactaatttttccaaaacaaTCACTAAGTCAGAATTGTCATTTacgtaaataatttgaattacttACCATTGTTTATTTTGCGGATGCTTTTTTTGTGGAGTGATTTGTTTtccattattatcattaaatatttttgaatacattTGTATCACGGTCTAtagttttcaattattatacaaacaaaattataatcttcaattgtatttttttttgttatcactAGAAAAGAACATAATCGCTGTTCTAATTCAATAGATGTTCTCGTTTCGCTTCTTGTATGTATCAGTAATAAGAACAAATCACAAAATAGAGTTAGCTCTAGATGCTGAGGGTCTGGTATTactggatatatatatatatatatatatcgagtTAGACTTTACTATAAATCTATTAGTGTCTCACTTGTACTGGCAGAATTGTTCATTGGTGCAAATATAACACAAATGTTACGATGGACTCCAACTGTggatacatatacatatatatgtatatatgtattgtagaaacagctttaaattattatttaaaatttattttattacgcaTCATCTATCACGACCCACACATTACAATTAATATGATAGTAAggtattaaatgaaatatatgtatcaAGATTATGAGAATTAGCTAGAACTGTgttttatatgtttatatttatacctGTGCAATGCATGTAGTACGATTATATCACATTACTTGTTTGTATCCTTTAGTTCTATATGAAGCTTACTGACAAACaagtaaaaaacaaagaaaaaaagaaaggaAGCTGTTGGCCGACTTAAGTACATTTCCGAATAGAATGTACTATATCTTCGGCTatcttaatttaattcaatatttaagtCAAGCTACTATCGCTAATTTATCTACAATAAATTAACGGtcaattttaacaaataaattattttattccgttaagtatatttatattataacgaTACTATAAAATAAGGTTTAATAGATACATTATTagataacaatattattaatagagACACAGAAAATAAATCGCGCTACTAATttcataagggcgtataatatttttttttattgataatcaGACTGCAGACGTTCTAAAGCtggaaactttaaaaaaaattttaaaaaccaaaaGAGCGTAAGGTAAAAAGacctagttccctgatcgggtaaTACACGCagataatttttgagtaaaaattacccataaaatTCAGTACTGTAAAAATTGCACTTCATTTACATGCTATtgagtagtatattttacaatgtgcatgagaaaatttcagatatttACCACAAGTCCTCACAGTATCATACattttggataatttttagtaattctttgatcgggtactaggttttttttttaatttaaggtaAAAGGCCTAGTATAtaatcagggaactagtacgcGATCAAGAAATTTGTACCTGATCGACAAACTAGTACTCGAGTATGAAACTAGTAACCGATTAAGAATCTAGTACTCGATTAGAAAACTAATATCCAATCAGGGAACTCGTATCTTGATCAGGTATTAGATCTTTGACCTtccgcccttttggttttaaactTGATGACTAAAGCCAAAAggtcatataaaaatataagtctttttgtaattagtaacacgaaataaaatatttattcgtcTTCATATTCCTGGAGGTGATCcaatttcatttgtttactcCGATCTACTTTAACAAAATTCTTCTTATCTTTCTTCGATTTATTGATCGGTTTCTGACCTACTACATACTCAGGGAGAATAATTTTACTACCTATGAATATAGGCGCGTTATCGGGCTCCACGATCTCAGTAAAAGATTGCTCTTTACATTTaggttttttgaatttaattatcgagCTCGATGTTGAACTTGACATTCCAGTCGACTTATCATCATCGACTTGCATACTCGATTGCTCATTAAGTTCGTCCTTTAATTTTCGTGCCTTCAATTCTTTGAGAAACGAAAGCGCCGctcttgtattatttttttcgctcATATCAGCATCGGCTACGTCATCCAAAGAGTACCTCATCCATTTGTGaggatttttatgataatctGGGATGCTACGATCGGAGAAAGGAGATGGTAAACTTGCCTGCTTGAAAATACTTTCTTTTCCTCGAAATTGTCTGGCTTCGTTTTTTCGACGTTTGCCAGGAGGCGGTGGACGACGAAATTTTTCGCGCTCAAACTCACTGGTGTCGATTGGAGTTGATTGatcttttttacaatttttttctgcttGTGACAGTTGATCAAAAAGTGCCTGCTGTCGATTATAAAAAGCTGAATTTTTATCACTCTGCAGTTGGAAACTCGTCGTTGGAACCTTCATCTTTTTGTTTCTTCttctcaataatattttttattgttattgttttctCAATGATAtctaaaacaaaaacaaattcagcacattaattttaaatgtctttatgtaaaaaatcaaattttataattatgctGTCACTTACTTGATTTTTAAAGatgatacttttttaaatcatactgatgacttttttaaaaatcaaattagttATTAGTCAATTGTAATGttatgaaaattgtttttatttttaggttagTATTGACATTCAGGAGAAATggagaatgaaaattttaaacagcgCGCTCTTTTACCAACAGGAGGTATTGAAAAAGAAGTTAGTGCTCGTTGATAGAGGGCgctatgatattatttatattttaagtttttctcTAAGGCGTAAAACTTGGGGCTCTTGAATTCGACCACTGGACAGATGTGGGTTCAAAATCCTAAtgaaaatcgataaaaatttttataaacttatgaCGTCTTTTGTACAAAGATTCGTTCTATCACGAACctgtcaatttaatttaaatttgaatttaaattcgagTCGGTCGGATATAGAATTGCTAGAGgctttataatatatatatatatatatatacacatatacatatatatatttatatgcttttgtattttttatcttttgatCCTGAAATTCATCATTCGTCCGGTTGTCGATCTGCAGGATTtgatttgatataaaaattgaaaattgaatttgaatttgactGTTGGCCGGATATAGTCCAAGGCctaatatgtataaatatactttgaaaacagaaaaaaatttttcaaacaaatcaTGATCGAGTAATTAAcgtgagtaaaaatttttgcttttttttttaatcgtattTAATTTAGGGAAACAGCATGAGTAATTGCTTTCCTGCAATTATGTCATTCTCAAGCAGAACagagacaactttaagatgtcttttaaaaggtCAGAACAAATTTTGTCTCAAAGCcaagttgtaaataaataagacgtaCAGGTTGGTCCTGGGagtcatagaaatttttattctttttttcgtttcaaaaaaatcatttccataaaaaatagtttgaagttttataaaattgatttatgctttgtttattttatgatattcaataaaattttctagtaGTTCAgcaaatttaatgaatttttctaacagtttataaaaacttatttttataaaatatttatatagtattcgaaaatagaataattaaaattgacgggtttataattttttatttcgatgaatatttttaaaaatatatgttttcatACGTcacagaaaatatttattatcattttatatttttagactCATAACTTACTGCTCTTagccaaaataaatttaccattttaatgctgtaaaaaaaaagttgattataCTTCATGAAATACCGTTTCTATTTTGATCCAATTTAttttgagaattatttttagattttagtgtaaagatgaataatttttctatttcctttaagatttcttataaaatttgtaaaataataaatatcttttaaaaaactattagtttcaaaacttaaaatttctcgaaaaacgataaatttgaaaaaaagaaaaaattgcacctatagtttttaaaattttctacatgtgcatatttttattttattttatttttcaaaatataataattttcatgacAACTATtcgtgaaaatttaaaacattttaaaccGTGTTCGTActactggaaaataaaataaaataaagaacaTTTGTTTTggcaaatgtatatatttattacatgaATAATGGTAACATGAACTTGATAGcacaacaatatttatatgtctatatatttacatcaacatattttctgaaataattagatttttataaataataattaaatcagtaaaatgagtttaaatttttatgataaaattaataaattatcaagtccaacaaaaataaaatcttttggACCAGCCatataactttgaaaaaaattttctaataattttttttttcttgacatAATTTTCATGCAAAACAATTTCACAATATAATTGAAACATTTAAAACGCATATAACATCAACATTAAATACACAACATTTACTATACTCGTCACTCAGGACTtgaaatcaattgattttaaattttttaatacactgtaaaaaattttgagtgaatTCAAAGTGATCTGgagtttatttcaatccgaattcactttGATCTAgagttttgatattaaaacaattttttttttaagtcaatttcACTCTGAaccgaatttaaaatttaaaattaaactcccCGGAATTAATTTCATCCCGAGGGAGAAAATTCTCCGAATTCAtttcgcaaattttttacagcgtaTCGCATACAACAAATTACTGATAGATGTCACAGATTctatacaaaaactaattaatatatttagccatataaaatttaaattattcaaataaatcaacacgatttttctctattactatttaaataattatttgagatCAAGAGGATCTTTTGTATCTTTTcagtaacaaaaaataaaaataaaataaaaattgtcagtCTGATATCACGTTAagttttaagtaataaaaatactaaaagctgaaataaaaatataatttaaataaacctaATAGTCTCTGTGGGTCTCACATCAGTCGAAAACACAAGCGAGAACTCGAACAACCAAATCTCCCACGCGAGCGCAAGCTCGCTGACCTTGACTAGTACACTcttttcttctattttttttattatcttcacGTTCTTTTTTACCAGGCTTCATGCCAGACTTAGTTTTGGTGGGTGTTTTCCGTCGACGAGGTGTCGTCGATAGTCTGTACGGTGCAATACATCGTGCTAATTGATCATTATCCTGCTGGTTACTGTGCCCAAGAATTTTGGCCACGATTGCAGCTGATTCTTCACTTGACAAAATTCC
This genomic interval carries:
- the LOC103579655 gene encoding protein TSSC4, which produces MKVPTTSFQLQSDKNSAFYNRQQALFDQLSQAEKNCKKDQSTPIDTSEFEREKFRRPPPPGKRRKNEARQFRGKESIFKQASLPSPFSDRSIPDYHKNPHKWMRYSLDDVADADMSEKNNTRAALSFLKELKARKLKDELNEQSSMQVDDDKSTGMSSSTSSSIIKFKKPKCKEQSFTEIVEPDNAPIFIGSKIILPEYVVGQKPINKSKKDKKNFVKVDRSKQMKLDHLQEYEDE